A window of Macrotis lagotis isolate mMagLag1 chromosome 1, bilby.v1.9.chrom.fasta, whole genome shotgun sequence genomic DNA:
ATTGATATCTCTCAGGAGCAGAAAGCAGAGAAGACTATTTTCACATTGTGATTTACAATGGCTTTATAAAAAATCCCACAAGTGACTGGTCTTCAACCAGTGGGGTGGTCACAGTTGCTatatccagatgaattttctttggGTCTAAAATCTTTAGTGGCTTCTTATTGACTCTTACCCTAGTTAAGGTAAAATTTAACTTAACTAACTTAAATTATAAGTTAAGAGCAAGAAGCATTTGGTTTTTGTCCCTCAGCACAATGCCTGGTGGTGAGGTTTTGGGTCACTTGCTCATTGTTTCCCAATTGgtatatgtcagaggtaggacCTAGTATGCCTTCCTGACACTCAAATTATGCCTCTATCAAATATGCCATACCAACTCTAGAAATTTCATACTCCTTaaacattttttctgttttgccaTATTTTCTCGTGAAATCTTTCcaaattaaaacagaaagaaaatgaatgaaccaCAACTAAAGGAGATCTGAAGAAGGTTCCTTGAGGTTCACAAATAATCTGAAGCAAATATCCCTTGTCAAGGAACAACAATGTGCATTTCGGAATCTAGGAGGTACTTTCAAGGCCTCAGTTGACAGTTGTCACTATTTTTCtttaagtggatagagcactggtcctggagtcaggataacctgagttcaaatccagcctcagacatttaataattacctagttgtgtgatcttgggcaagtcacttaacctcattgccttacaaaaaccaaaaaaaaaatattattggagGGACAACTAAGTAGCACAATGAATGAAGCTCCAGCCcttgaatcaggaggaactgagttcaaattctgtctcagacaattattatctagctgtgagacctttggcaaatcacttaaccccacccccaattgccttgcaaaaacccaaaaagaaaaaaaaaagaaaaatcttattgtagGGTcatctaggtggcagagtagatagagtaccaaccccggagtaggacctgagttcaaatccaacctcagacacttaataattctcagctacatgatcttaggcaagtcacttaatcccattgccattcaaaaataaaaaaaaaaattaataaaatttcattggACCTTCCCTATTGAACATGATAGGACCCCATTTCAATATTGTCATGTATCTTAGACAGCAAGTTCCTAAGAGtcaggtcaattttttttatgcAGTTCTTTGTGAACATCATTAAACACTATCACACAAATGTAGACACCAGATAAATCCTGTTCAATGAAGGTAAGGGTCATTATAGAGAATAATAATTCTGTGGAATTCTTCCTCTCAGGTAAGGATGTCTCCATATGTCCAACAATCCAACATCTCCTATTTTCAAGTCACTGAATTCATTCTTTTGGGGCTCCCAGGCATCCACAACTGGCAGCACTGGCTCTCCTTACCCTTGGCAATCATCTACCTCTTGGCACTAGGTGCTAATCTTCTCATTCTGCTGACCATCTGGCAAGAGACTTCTCTACATCAACCTATGTATGAATTCCTGGGCATTCTCTCTGCTGTGGACATGGGTCTAGCCACCACAATCATGCCTAAGATTCTGTTCATCTTCTGGTTTGATGCCAAGGCCATAAGTCTCTCTGAATGCTTTGCTCAGATGTTTGCCATCCACTGCTTTATGGGCATGGAATCAGGCATCTTCCTCTGTATGGCTATTGACAGATACATAGCTATTTGTTATCCTCTACGCTATCCATCCATTATCTCATTCACCTTTGTCTTGAGATCCTCCGGGTTCATGGTGCTCAGGAATGTCTTATTATCCATTCCAGTGTCAGTATTAGCTTCTCAACGAGATTATTGCTCTAAATATGAAATTGAACACTGTCTATGCTCCAATTTGGGGGTCACCAATTTGGCTTGTGATGACAAGAGAATCAATCACCTTTATCAATTGGTCTTAGGCTGGATGATAATGGGCACTGACTTGATTATAATCATCTTTTCATATGCCCAGATCCTTTGCTCTGTGCTGAGGCTGAACTCTGCAGAAGCTACGTCCAAAGCTCTTAGTACCTGTAGCTCCCacctcatcctcatcctctttTTCTACACAGCCATTGTTGTGCTTTCTATAACTCATCTGACAGAGAAAAAATTTCCTCTAATTCCGGTGCTCTTCAATGTGCTGCACAATGTCATCCCCCCTGCCCTCAACCCCATGGTGTATGCACTTAGGACCCGTGACCTTAGGCTGGGCTTTTATAGAGTGCTGGGACTGAGTCCATGAGCAAACAAATGCAAAGGAATGTGGCCCACAGAGCACTCTGGAGACTTGGGAAAGATTTGCAACGTATCTGAGTGAAAACATAGAACTAGCTCAGGTGTGTTTTTGGTGCTGTTGCTGATAATGACAGTGATAATTCCTTCTTTGATAATTATCTCAGCTCATTCCTATCTTTGATTGTCATAAAATGCCCCGCTATGAAAAATGCTAGAGACTTCCCTCTCTATAGACTCCAGATCTGCAGAGTGTCCAatcttttaactcttctgggtCCAAACAAAATTTATCAAGGGTCtcttatagaatttaatatttatgcagGACTATAACATAATTaacaatgagtataataataaaatgcaataatgtaATATGAATGGACTTTGAGGGACCATGAATCACAGGTTGAATATACCTGGTGCTTTTGtgttaatattttataatctagttcacattaatataatataatcccAAAGATTATTTAGCTCCATTTTCATAAGGTTATCAATGACAACTGCAACAAATTTGTCACTGTCATGAAGGAGATCTCATGCAGTATCCAAAGGACACTTAGAATCATCATGAGGTTCTCTGGATAAACCTGCCTCCAAGAAATgtgctaatttttattttagaaaaagaacgGTGAGTAGCACTCCCAAATACCAAAGATAATCATAGCAGCTTACATGCCCTTAGAAGAGGGATATGTCTAAGGTGGCAGTTTACTCTATTTGGTTAACATTTAATGAGAAATGGAATTTACACAAAGAAGTAAGATCAGACCAGTGAGGGTCTGAGTGATTTCATGTCACTCTTGGACAGAAGGACTATCCTTATACCCAGACCACCCCTAGTCTTGGGCTATCTGGATGAAAGCTATTCTTACCCAAACTTGAATGAATGGAATTCATCTTAGAATAGCATTTTTTGTAAGCCTGTATGTCTACAATTGAGAAGAGTTGATTCCATGTCCTTAAAGAGATTGAACTTTGAAATGAAGACTATGGAAAAAGTGACAACTCTGGATCTCTCCAAATCTTTGGTtattaatcatttctctcaagCATGAGAGAGTTATACTTAAGGGAATTTCATAAAGGCTATGCAAAAAGAGGAAAGGTCCAGGAGAAAGGAGATTTTCCTTGGCCATACATGCTATTTATATATgcctcattattattatcatacttTAAGCTAGGGACTTTATGTGAGCAAGGAGAATGTACCAAGTTTTGTACTTATTGTTCTTAGCAAATTCAGTAAATTGTTCAATAAATTCCTTCTATGGAAGCTTGAGAATTTGATCAATTGATTGATAATAAAGAGTAAACTGGTAAGGACTCAGAACATTCAGGAACAGAAATTCCAAATTCTCAGAGTTATCCATagaacaataaaggaaaaaatctggGAACACATATTATGAGTTAAGTGAAAATAAGTCCAAGGAGAAGTCCTAGTAtctaataaattatttcatactTTAATTATTTATTGTTCTTGGAACGTGATTTATTTTGTTCCCAAGTGTTTGCAAATTTGTTAGTTGATGCAGTAATTGTGAATTTTGACTGAGATGAATCTAGCATTCCTGTGGGTTCTCTTGAGctatattttgttatttgtttccaATATTTCAGGTCAAGACTCCAGTATGGTttcctaaaatatattatttatatttttctgaaagATCACATGTCTGTGACCAAAGTCTTATGTGGCAACTTcaagtgccataccaaactaccaaataactgttttaccaaattagaaaaaataataataaaatctatctggagcaacaaaaggtaaagaatatcaagggaaccaATGAAAAAACTGTTAAGGATGGTGACCTaactctaccaaatctaaaactatactataaaacagcagtcatcaaaaatgccTGGTATTggtaaaaaatagagtaatagatcagtggattagaacaggttcaaaagaaacattagtAAGTGACTATAGTAAtactactgtttgacaaacccaaagacattaacttcaaGGATAAgacctcactatttgacaaaattgttggggaaactggaaaatagtatggcaaaaagtaATCATGGACTCACATCTCAccccctataccaaaataaattcaaaatgggtacaggatttagacatgaagggcAACACCATACACCAATTCACAGATCAAGAaatctatctgtcagatctatggaaaggcaagaaatttatgatcaagaaagaaacaaagtacattataaattgcaatatggatgattttgactatattaaattaaaaaagggttTGTACTAAATAAAACCcctgctgccaaaattagaaggaaaacagaaagctggtaaacaattttcatagcAAGGAGTTatgataaatatttcatttctaaaatatatagagaattgcattaaatttataaggttacaagtcattcctcaatgacaaatggtcaaagcattagaacagacagttttcaaattaagaaattaaactatatatatatatatatatatataaacaaaaggaaaaatgctccaaataattgctgtttagagaaatgcaaattgaagcaactATGAAGTGCCATCTCacccctatcagattggctaagatgacaaaaagggagaacaatcagtgttggagaggttatgggaggattgggacattaatgaattgctggtggagttgtgaactgatcgaACTATTCTGATTCCaatccattctggaaagtaatatgatattatgcccaaagagcaataaaattgatcatacgctttgacccagcaatacctatACTAGGCctttattcagaagaaataaaaaatggaaaaagtcccacatgttccaaaatattcataagtgacaaagaattggaaattgaggggaaaatccatcaattggagaatgactgaataagttatggtatatgaatgttatgaagagCTAgtgtttataagaaataataaacgGTCAAACTCTAGGGAaccatggaacaaattacaggaaatgatgctgaatgaagagagcagaactaagaatattgtacatagtaacaataatattgtaagttgatcaaccttgatggatacagaagtttagagaactaggacaatcctgggagacctgttatagacaatgctattgacccccagaggaagaaaaacaaaacaaaaaaaaatctacagaatctgaatgaacactacattgacttaaaaaaaaagacacatatCTGTGGCCAAAGTCTTATGTAGCAACATCAAGATTAATGCTGTTGAGGATAGAGCTAAAATGGCAGAGCAAGGCAGGTACTTTGCCAAGCTCTCCTTCAGACTtctctaaatacctttaaataatgattctaaataaattatagagtggtaaaatctacaaaaaagacagaatgaaataattttacagTCCAGGactggaagatcagcaggaaagaTCTATTGCACTGGGATGAAAGAGTGCAAATCCCATTGGAAATGACTAACCCCAGTAATCTAAGAGCTGGCATCAGGTTGACTACATCAGTGCAAGTGGAGGCTGAaagtagtttccagacctctaagCCCAGAGACTACcgaggacaacttggaaggtcagcaagaaTGAGAGTGTAGCATGGTCCAGCACTAGACTCAGCAGAACGGGAACTGAATCAGTAGTGATGGCAGCTGCTTCTAGagttctcagcccacagacagtgaGGGGGtcaggagattacaggggtctctttgttATCTCTGAGGTAAGACTGTTCCTTTGCCCATATTTAGATCGGGATTgcagtcccaggaagaggagaGCTTGCTGCCTGCCACAGGGGACCTGGTGCCAATCTCATAATTCCTGGGCAGAAAGTAGTGCTTGTGTCATCCAAAGACCAAAGTACAGATCAGGAAAGTACTAAAATCTGCTTCTTAGATTAAAAGACGTTGGAAGACCTGAAAACTTTCAGTATCTCTGCAACTAGAATTATCTCTATAAACAGTTGCAAGAAAAAGCCAAAAAAGCTTGGGGGAAATGCACCCTTCTCCCTGAGGGCAGAACTCTACATTGAcagaaaatcaaatcatagactgGGGATATGagcaaaataaagggaaaaaatcaaccATGGAAAGTTACTGTGCTGATAAAGAAGAACAAAACATGCACTTAGAAGAAGATaatagaagcagctaggtggcacagtggatagaacactgtctttggaggcaagaggacctgagttcaaatgttacctcagacacttaataattacctaactgcatgTGGGGGGGTGACCTGTGCCCCCAGTCTCTGTTAGGGCTTCAAAAATGTGGGGGGTGACCTGACCCCCCACTGCTTAGGCAGGGGGGCAATGCAAGAGAGCAATCCATTTATTATCCAGAGGGTcagaatatttaaagatcaaaacCACAAAAGGTATGTAATCAGAAATGCAAACTTGTGAGaattataccctttgatctggtcACAGATCTCTGTGCACTATTTTCATAATGTTGATAAGTGTTATAATGTCTTCTGTTGATATGGCCATGTCTGTGTCTACAATGCAAAATCAGAAGGTGGAAGGAGAGTTTATAGACGagttaaataaaaacattattaaagGATTTCAAATTCAAAGCAAAATTACTGAGGAATTTTAAAACATGTTAAGAGGATTGAGGGACACCATTGTGGCTGTTGGGGAAGAACTGGACatattagaaatcagaatgaatatgaaatataattatagatatacTCACTTTTGTGTGACACCTGTATTGTGTAATGATACTCATGTTTGAAAAAGAATTAGAGATCATCTGAATGGTTTATGGGGAAACTCTTCCGTTGCACTTGATATGGAAGATTTAAGAAAATTAGCTAAGGACATGAAGGATTCCAGTACTAGGGACCTGATAACctgaatttataaccaaacattTGGATAACTGGTTCAAGAATAGCAATGCCTTCTCTTCTATTCCTCATTGGCTTATGACAGGTGTTCCCATTATACTGGCCATCTTCTTCTGTTATGTAGTATCTCACTTAATATGAAACTAATTGTCAACTTTCACAAAGCTGTCTCTATCTATGCTGTggttgtttccaactccattcctctaAAAGATTTCTTGCCAGGTCTTGTAGTTTGCATCTACTCTAGTATTAAAGTCattcagaattataagcttgtcctcttatAGCGCATTGATGCTAAGGATCTCcaaatcttcataaaatttttctttgaccgcATTCTGATTCATCATGGTGGGAGAAGAGGCACTGATAGCAGTGGCATGGTATTTTTCTGGAAATAGTagtctcattgtcatgagcctgtcattcacccCTTTTGCTAGGCATACAAACTTTTTGATTAGATTGGTTTTGATTACAAAACCTGTATCAGCTTCACAGTCTCCCCTTCACTTCCCTATTCCCCGTGTATTCATCTCTTATCTCAGTAAGCTGCTCTTCATTTGCCAGCATTGTTTAACTGGGTGCTAATTTTGGGGTGTGATATTTGCTGAGTTTTCTCTCAACAAGAGTTACTCATCTTTCAGATCTCCTGGATTTTGTCTGTGGATGGGTACACATTCCATATACTGATGATGAATGAAATCATCTTTGCAGAATTTTTGTACAAGTTTGGTATTTGACCACAGGGTGGGATCCCCATCTTTGTGGTAATCAGACCAGGACTGGGTAaggagacaattttttttctaacttttttctcATATTGGGAGGTGAACAGTGTGATTATTAAACTGGGTGACTGCCAGATCCCACAGCTGCTTCAGT
This region includes:
- the LOC141507887 gene encoding olfactory receptor 56B1-like, whose protein sequence is MSPYVQQSNISYFQVTEFILLGLPGIHNWQHWLSLPLAIIYLLALGANLLILLTIWQETSLHQPMYEFLGILSAVDMGLATTIMPKILFIFWFDAKAISLSECFAQMFAIHCFMGMESGIFLCMAIDRYIAICYPLRYPSIISFTFVLRSSGFMVLRNVLLSIPVSVLASQRDYCSKYEIEHCLCSNLGVTNLACDDKRINHLYQLVLGWMIMGTDLIIIIFSYAQILCSVLRLNSAEATSKALSTCSSHLILILFFYTAIVVLSITHLTEKKFPLIPVLFNVLHNVIPPALNPMVYALRTRDLRLGFYRVLGLSP